Below is a genomic region from Castanea sativa cultivar Marrone di Chiusa Pesio chromosome 2, ASM4071231v1.
TGAAGATCGACGATCTAGAACAGATCGGCGATGAAGATCGACGATCCAAAACAGATCGGCGGCGAAGCAGAGAGTAgatgagggagagaaaaaaaaatgagaaggaaaaatgaagaaagaagaaaagccGGAGAGAgcgaaaaagaaaggaagagaaaatatttttaaatgatagaagagagagaaatttaataaaataatatattttcttttacctttgagctacagtgcacatctaaagatagatgtgtactgtagctggaagcaaatttttttttgctatagcTCCACTGCTAGAGCATACTTTTTGGTGGTTGAAAAGCTAAAATATACCAATATACCAATATAGCACCACTGCTGTGAGTGCTCTTAGTGGAGCAAATATCATGCACTTTAATTTTAGAAACCATGTCTTTCCATATATAGGTTTTGCATTTGTACCCCTTAAACCTAAGAACCAGAAAGCGATAAAATGTTTTAGGGTTCTTCTATTATACCTTAAAGTGGCTATGGCTCTTGTGTTTCTAATCATTATCCCCTTTATTTACTCCAATTTTCATAGTAGTGACATGACGAGTGCAATGGTATTGAAGGAAGGTGAAAATCTCAGAATTTGTGCCCATAATTAAAGATCGTGGTTTGGTAGAGCGAATGTCATGCACTTCAATTTTAGAAGCCATGTCTTTCCATATATGGGTTTTGCACTTGTACCCTTAAACCCAATAACCAAAAAGCGATAAGATATTTAGGGTTTTACTATCAAATCTTAGAGTGGTTGTGGTTCCCTGTCTATATAAGAGAAGTGTCTAATTATTATACCTTTGATTTAGTCCATTGTCCATAGTAGTGGTATGATGGGTGTAGTGGCATTGAAGGAAGGCAAAAATCTTGGCATATATGCCCACAATAAGAGATTGTTAGTTGGTAAAGCGAATATCATGCACTTCAATTTTAGAAACCATGTATTTCCATGCATGGGGTCTCGCACTTGTACCCTTATTCACTTTACAATGTAAAATGATATCTCCACAAGCTTAAGTTTTCTTTAAACAAGaatgtttggactttggactcATTATTATGACACTATTTTTCACAACTTTGATATAATACGTTACGATTAGAGTACCCACACTTTCATTTAGATTCATCGTTGACATTATTTATTATGTATTAATCATAGATTCTTAATAGGTCATTTTAATAACTATTTAATGATACGACGCTAGCCTTATTGCTATTTTATAAAGTTGTATTGGTTTAATCATCTATACCTTGTGCGTGCCGAGCAAGCTAATCAAGTATTAATCATAGATTCATAATAGGTCATTTATAACTATTTAATGATACGACGCTAGTCTTATTCCTATTTTATAGAGTTGTATTGGTTTAATTATCTATACTCTGTGCGTGCCGAGCAAGCTAATCATGTTCTTAGAAGCTCTAAGAATGTATTAGCCCACTTAAGccttacttttttattcaaataataataataataatcgcCCACTTAAGCCTTGGTCTTCGTCCTCCCTCGTTTTAATCTGTAACATGTGTTTGAGACTTGCACGCCAATCCATCCATTGGTCTTCCTCTCCTCTCATTTTCAAATCACCCCTGCTTCCTTGGTCTTATAAATACCCTAATAACCACTCTCTGTCTCTGCCATTGTCACAACACACAACAATGGGTAAGCGAAGTGCAATCCATTCTCAGTCAAACCCAAAGCTTCCTCCTGAAGAACCCACTCCTCAACCTGAAAACCCATCTTCCTCCTCCAAAATCCCCACTCCACCCCGAAAAATCAGAAAACTATCCCCCAAAAACAACAATTCTCAACAGCCAGAGCCAGAGCCAGAGCCACAGGTCCCTAATTCAGAAGACTCTTCCATTACCAAACCTAGCGACCCAACCCCATCTGAGGCTCCTAATACCCTTTTGCCCATTACATCTGTAAACCCATTAACACTCGATGGCGAAATCGATCTTGCCCTGAACCATTTGCGCAGCTCCGACCCACTCCTCACCTCCCTAATCGATTCGTATCGTCGTCCTTCTTTCGAATCTGACCCCTCACCACCATTCTTATCCCTCACCAAAAGCATTCTCTACCAGCAACTCGCTCCCAATGCTGCTAAAGCAATCTACAAACGCTTCGTCTCTCTCTGCGGCAGCGAGTCCGAGGTTGTCCCCGACACTGTGCTGGCACTCGACGCCGCCGAGCTCCGAAAACTCGGAATCTCCGGTCGGAAAGCGACTTACCTTCATGACTTAGCGAACAAGTACAAAGATGGGGTTTTGTCGGACTCTTCGATTCTCGAAATGGACGATGAATCGCTGGTTACAAAGCTAACGTTGGTGAAGGGAATTGGGGTTTGGTCGGTGCACATGTTTATGATTTTCTCGTTGCATAAACCGGATGTTTTACCGGTTGGAGATCTTGGAGTGAGGAAAGGCGTGCAGCGTTTGTATGGGCTAAAAGAGTTGCCATTGCCTTTGCAGATGGAGGAGATTTGTGAGAAGTGGAAGCCTTATAGGTCTGTTGGGTCTTGGTATATGTGGAGGCTTATGGAAGCCAAAGGGGTTGTTGATTCTGCGTAATGTACCTTTCTTCTTGTACTATCTTAGTTTCTTTTGTTCTTGTACCATCTGATCAGtttctttttactctttcttgtttatgaaaaaaccaaaaagaagttagtttttcttgtttttttggttgtacATATTGGGCGCTTCACATGTTTGTACAAGGCATACTCTTTGCTAGTTGCTAATAACATAGGTAAGGCTTGGTAGTTAGTAGTATTGTTGTTGGGTTTCTATCGTGTAGTTAGATTGTTAGAAACTGTCTTGCTTTTACCAAATACGTGCTAGAAGGGTTGGTGGCATGTGGATTGTGGAATGCCTAATGGATTCACATAATTGGTATCTCTATCTCTTATAACGTGGCTAGGAGTTGTAAAATTTGGGTTTGAACATGTAGTTCTGTAATTAAACAAATTGATTGTTAGTACTTGGTCAATCTTCGGCCAAAGCATGAATAAGGACTCTAGAGCTTTAACAATAGCAATAATTACTTATGCAACAGATATTTGCGTCCTCCATTTCATAGCGTGAGTCCTGTAACTATGGCTGTCTGGAACCTATGTTCTGTGAAAGGGAGGATAGCCATATCTGCATGATGAGATACCTTCTCGATTGAAAGTAAGATTCCAAGCTGAAACAAACAACGTAGTTAACTAAGTCAGTCTCTGTGTGCAGTATTTGGGCTTAATCCTTCTACAGTTCTACCGCATTATTACACTGAtgatccaatatatatatagatggagGGCATCATTAACCTTTACCTATAGCTATCGTTCAATTTAGCGATCGGGGGGGTTTGGTGGAGGTGGTGTTCTTGTTCCGGTATATTGAGCTCTGTTTGGAGTTGATTTTGAGCCCTTCGTGAAAACCATCTAACATAAAATTATGGGAAAATATTCTTTTACATTCTAATGGTAGACACAAAAAGTGGCAAATGTTGTATATATTTGCAAAAAGTGTACAATATAATCATATAAAGGTCctaaaattatatcaaattatGACAACTAATTTTTGAATATCTAATTGTGCatctacctatcaaaaaaaaaaaaatctaattgtgCATCAATCAGAAGCCACATCCTGTAAACGCTGCATAAGCAAGAGAAAGTAACTGACATGCATTCAGTTCAGTGGGCAGAGCAAGCATACAATTGACATCAAAGTGATCCCATTGTGCGTTCTATAATGCAAGAGAAAATAGATTAGCATTGTATCTCATTGAAAGAATGGCACTCATAATTATACTAAACAATTTCACCACACTGTAATGTGTTCTGCTATTACTTACCGAGGgggaaaataaacaaaaggtTTTAACAACAAATTAGTTTCTGTTTTCTATTTAGAAAGTGAATGATGCTTGATATCACTTGGGGGTAATCTTTTccttacctctctctctctctctctctctctctctctctctctctcttttgagtTAATCGAAGAAACTGAAACATGTAAATTGTTGGCTTACTTCCtccatttcttatttttgttggtCCTCTTTTCAACCATAGTAGTACTCCTTAAAAAGTTAATGGACATAATCTTAAAGTTTTTAAGATTGTGGGATTTGCTAGATCATTGGGCATAATTTCTGGAGTCTTGGCAAAGTTTTGGGCTCTAAAGGATGGTCTCATCCTAGCTTGTCAACTTCGGATTTCCTCCATATGTGTAGAGCTTGATGCCAAGTTTATTGTTTTACTTCTTACTAATTACTCGATAAATAATCTTATGTTGAAGCCTCTACCTGATTATTGCAGGACCCTATTGAAGAAATTCCATAGATCATTTATCCAACACATTTTCAAGGAGGCGAACCAATGTGTTGATCCATTAGCTAAGTTTGGAGCCACCCTATCTTCTGActatattaattttgttaaccCACTGCTTGTGGTGGAGGACTTGTTGGCTTTTAACAAAGCcgaatgcttttttttttgtaatagaCTTATGGGtctggttaatgtgtgccctaagggcacataTTAAGCTattcatttttagaaaaattttatgggtaaaactttttcaattcctgataaaacatttttcaaaaatagtatactattgtgtgcccttaaaaCACACGTTAGTAAAATTCTAGACTTATTAGTAGTTAATTTATATCAGCGTcggtttacccaaaaaataaaaaaaaatacattaggTTCATTTGATCAatgttaaaaactttttttaaatgggaaaattattttatttaaaaaggtGAAGTATCCCCTTTTATTTCCTTCGGTTCATATGATCAATATTAAAACCTCAGGAAGGCTGGACCCAGCCGTAGTTAATTTGGTCCCAGCCCATTCCCCAGATGTAGGTCACTCAAGCCCAGTACACAGCCTATTGCCTCGGCCCAAGTCACACAATCTGCAAATGTTCGTACAGAAAACAAAGGCAACCTGTTTATCCTgcacattcttcttcttcccctccttttaaaaaaaaaaaaaaaaaatcttggaagATTTTCACCTGATAATCATTACCCATGTGTGAAGAATTGTGAAGCTTTtggtatatttttcattaatcatgtgatttgaatatatatatatatacacacaaggAGGTGGTACAATCGAAGTCTCATGATTACTGGGGGGTTAGGAATGATATACAGGTCAAACAATTACCAGGAAAGGAATTGTGTTGGAGATATGGTGAAGTAATTTGCCAGTTTGGAAAGCCTTAATACCCGGGTCAACCAACAAAGAAGGAAATAAGGAAGTGCACTAGTGACTTACAATTATGGAAGGCAGCTAGCCCTATCTGTATTGTAAGGTAAAGCTAGCTAGCCTAATTCACTGTTCAGCTATGTAAGTGAtaatgagaatatatatatatatagcttgtGTGAATGTGAGTATTTAAATTCTTGTTTTCTGCGTTTCATTTGTAACATGCACATGCTAATACAGTAAGTAATGCATGCATCGAATACAGGGACTTTGTACCCATTTTATGATTTGTCATCAAAAGTAAAGAACCCTAACATGTAGGCTTGGAACCCCAGTGGtggtaaatgaaaaataaaagactgAAGCTAGGGAAATGTCTCGTACGTCCCAATTGATGCATTTTTTCCCACGTGAGTTTTCTGTGTCCCTGGTGAGatatttcagattttttttttttggtaatttgaataaacttatttttatttatttttttagagaaaatatttttattaattttcatttttttattataaaaactattaaaataaaaactatgtcATTTCGGTATAACTAACAATACAATTTTAACGAAGCCTAATATGAGGACTAAACTAAATAAGGTTTAAGCTTACATGACTAAATTGCACGAAAGTGAAGTTGCATaagtaaatttgaattttaaaaaaaagttgaaagagtAAAAAGTGAACGAAAGTTTTGGGGTCACTAACAACACAATTTTGATATAGGCTAATAAGAGTATCCACATTGGTGGAAGCAAAAATTTGGCTATTTAGCACCTACAAAAGTCACTTTACTATTTTACCTCTTCACTTTATAATTCACCCAATGTCAATGAATCTATATTTTTagctatttaattaaaataatacaaaaaactcattagaataataataaaaacattaaccACAAACTTCACaaaccaaccacaaccacctcCACTACCAACTACAACCACACCCACACCTAGACATGGCAACACGGGTCAGAATTTTCTGACCCGACCCAAAAAATACCTGACTCGAACTCGATTTTTTTTTACCCGAAGCAAAAATGAGTTTACCCGTGACCCGATCCAATTTTTTTGTaggtcaacccgacccgacctaGATAACCCGTGACCTGAcccgttaaaaaaaattcactaaaaaaatatttagactaTGTCCTGATACTAGGTGCATAAAGCACAAAACACTAGAACCAAACCAATAGTcaataaattatagatatagACTAAGACAACAGCTTCACATTCAATTTGACTATTTGAGCTTCACAACCAATAAAGCTTCAAGAACATAAGAGAATGAGACAAGacaaccattaaaaaaagaaaaagaaaaaaatctcattcaattGACTAACTGGCTAGCTTAGCTGTAGTCCAAAGTCAAAGGCACAAACGTGAAAGTGTGAAACGTGACAACCACAAGGGCCAAAGCAGCAAAGCTTCCTCAATGAGTCAGTTCCTCTACTCTAGAGACTAAGCGCACGAATTGTGCTTTTGATGAGTTCACATTAGCACCGTAGTGTCCTTTGGTAAGGAGCAAGGGAAATCCCAATTCTTTAATATTAGTGTACAATGCATGTGGATGTTATACGTGTTGGTAAATTATTAAATTGGATGTATACATCAGCTGGTTGTACTCCATTATAGTTAGTCATTCTTTACTTGCcaccttcattttctcttcctaaTTTGAACAGATCCAAGATTATACCAAGATTAGCTTCTAGAAAGCTGGAACAAGAGTTGCACCAAATTTGAGTATCAAGTGTTTAGTGGTAATTGGTAACAATATCACCAGTGAGAATTTAATCACAGTTGAGGAACTCATAAACGATTAACAGATTgcatctatttcaaaaaaaaaagcttgtttgaaaaatatggaTCGACCTGACTCGACCTGAGACCTAACCCGACTCGTGACCCGTAAACCCGAATGACCCGACCCGCCCTGCCCCGCCCCGCCTATTTTTCGACGTCTACCCACGCCCACACCCACAACCACCATCACCATTGTAGTAACCATAGCCCacaggaggaaaaaaaaaaaaattatcaacgaACCATCCCGATCTATCCACGCAAcaaccatcaccaccaccacagcccacagtaggggaaaaaaaatcaaccaagcaGACAAACCAATGCCACCACGACCACACCCACAACTACCCCCATGAATTGACGCTGAAGAACCCACCGACACCGATCAACCCACAAACCCACCCTCACAGACGAACCCAGCCACCCATGACTGAAACAAATCCAGCCACCCACCAACTCATTGACGACAACGAACCCAACCACCCACCCTCAAGCTTGATCTACTCACCACCACAATCCCACCCATGAGAGGGAGATGTGGGAGGCactggaaaggaaaaaaaaaaaggagagagagagagagagaacattttttttaatgagagaagagagagaaaagaataaacaatcaatttttttaatatcttctTGCTATAGTAAACAACTACTCTTGGCTATTTACTGTAGAAAGAAGGCAAAAAATTTTACCTTTGGCTCCCCCAACGTTGGGCATTAATTGGAGTTAGTGGTGATAAAAATAgcaatttagctttttagcaccaccaatactaatgctctaagaAGGCTAAATTTAGTAAAGTTgaacttgaaacttagaggatgAATTGAATTTTAGGAAAAGGTTAAAATAAGCAATTTGTACTTTAGCCtataagttatatttttatacatatattattattatttcctgaaacaggtctctctctctctctctctctctctctctctctctctctctctctctctctcacacacacacacacacacacacacacacacacacacacacacacacacacacacacacacacacacacaccagtGCTAGAgcagtgaaaatatttttaacttgCCTTGCCCTTAACCTACACGACTTCCGTCCCATGCAAGTTTCCTCCTCCTTGAAGAGGGACAAGACAACAATAAAGCACccataatttgaattttgaacccACATCTAACACCACCTCATCATCATCCTTAATTGAAGCTATaggttctctctctccatggggaagggggggggggtgtaaaATAAGGACTTCCATAATAGGTTCCTCACTTAGCAAGCATCTCAACACATTTAACTTCACAGAAATCATGCTTTACTCAAGCTTGATTAAATTTGCTCAACAATACCCTATGATATAATCATTCAAAAAACTTGGATTGATTTGTTAGAGGAgggttataacttataaggtAATAAGATCGGCTTTAACTTTGAGCTTTTCCCATTTCATTATCACTAAGAACATGTGCATGCATAAGAAGCTTACTTTGTAGAAACATATTAAGTTGTTACTTATATAAGTCCTGTTTCTACCTTTTAGATCgtataatttatattcttttaataaatataacaataaaattttaatatatagtgTCTATatcatgataattattttttattattaatttagtcaatacatcaataaattttatttattgtaaacAAAGTTAAAATATAGATCCCTTTGAAGATGCTGATGCTACTCTTATCAGTCATGATAAATAATGTCCATATATATGTATCCAAACCtagcaaagaaagaaaagtaactaCTATACGTAAAATTTATGACCTTATTCGAGTTGTCATTTCAActattttccattcttcttcttccactcGATTTTCCATTCTCTTGAGATCTTTTCTCATCCAACGAAAATGTTTACAAAGAATTGGCTGCACACTCACGAAATGTTAGCCACAGAGAAAACGTGCTATGATTTTAGTCCCACATGGGGATATAGGACAAACGAATGAAGAATATGACAACGCAAATAGACAGTAATCAATCATGTATTCGGTTTGAATTAAAGTTCATTCTTTTGGTAAATAGTATATAAACGCAATGATGCTTTACTCCCTTGTCGTCATTCTAATAGGCAGTCCATAAAGTTACTTATTTGGGAACAAGAAAATCAGGAATTCCATGGAATAATCGCAATTGAAATCATGAGTATGATACTATATTAATGCTATACTTGTGGTGAGGtgaaatacattttttttataaaagagcTTGAAAGTTGAAATCATGTAATTAAACCCAAAAGGGAAAAATAGGGGTTAAAGCTCGGAGTTTATTTTACAAATGATATGATTTTTAAATTCTGAGATATAAATACAACGTCATATGGAAGTAGAAAACTTTAAAGATTTAGCAAAActttaaaatgagaaacaaataatagaaaatgaagatctgtttagtaatattgttttactaatattgtttatatttgataaaaatacatgtgtataaaaaatatataatattattcaaaaaaaggAACCCAAAACATTTGGGCAGTTTGCACATGTTGACCTTAAAGGCTAAATTGTTTCAAATGTGTAGCCAACAGGCGTAAAAAGAAATAGCAATAATTGTACGAAGCCGTTAAAAAATTGGGGGCATGTGGCACTGTGGCAGCTACATTTTTTGGATGTGAAAGTTCATGAATAATATCTTAGGATAGGGACAGTGGGGCCCATCTCTTCTccagcattttttttcctccaataaTGTCCAGTCAAAAGCTTAAAAACGAGTCTAGCTCCAATCACGTCTTATCCACGTTTAAGCACTATTGTCACTCGGAGAAAATACTTCACAGCAAAGCCATTCTTAATTTCGCAATTTATTGAGTTGTCATTTTTTAtgggtaaattataaattacatcCATAAAGTTAGAGAGTGATtaaattttacaccttaaaattttaaaatttaaattttacttcttaaaatttgaagtgtttggattttacattctgacgtttcaaaatttgaattttaccccctaaagttttgagttgtttggattttatacccacaaattctgaaactttagagtataaaattcaaacactaaCAAattttagacaataaaattcaaacacttctAAAATATAagtggtaaaattcaaattttaaaatgttaggATATAAAATCCAAGCATCACCAAACTTTAaagggtaaaatctaaattctgaaagttcaaggtgtaaaatccaatcaccctcaaattttaagaatgtaatttacaatttatccTATTTTATAATGAAACTAATGTTACTTTTATATGGATTTATTACaaacactaaaaataaaaatatttattatgcaTTAATTATAACTTAACGCATCAATTAGGTATAAACTTAAGTGTGATCCCACAAAGAGATTGCTCAATTTTAgtacttgtaagtgcacaattgcacctggacccaaagacaattacgggctcaggcccaatgagccttaaacaataaaatttgtagagtgtgggcttaaaatttaggttagaggtactgagaacttgataacaggctaaaagttacaaatacTTGTagataacaaatgataattgcaaatagacctcctcggacgtaagccgaggactacttctgtattatttctctttctttcttaaaagttacaattcttaatttctttctttgttaccgACCGACCTCTTTTTCTCTGGcattcatcccccttaaatacttctttttctgatactttatccacgtgttgctccaaccccctcccctagatatttcttttcttagtgcctttgaatagtgaccagaagtttcagttctattgttcaggggtcatttccctaTTAAGGCGGCCAGGGAGATAGGTGcaaagtctttaatgtggtggtggcagccttttcttttg
It encodes:
- the LOC142623692 gene encoding DNA-3-methyladenine glycosylase 1-like, with protein sequence MCLRLARQSIHWSSSPLIFKSPLLPWSYKYPNNHSLSLPLSQHTTMGKRSAIHSQSNPKLPPEEPTPQPENPSSSSKIPTPPRKIRKLSPKNNNSQQPEPEPEPQVPNSEDSSITKPSDPTPSEAPNTLLPITSVNPLTLDGEIDLALNHLRSSDPLLTSLIDSYRRPSFESDPSPPFLSLTKSILYQQLAPNAAKAIYKRFVSLCGSESEVVPDTVLALDAAELRKLGISGRKATYLHDLANKYKDGVLSDSSILEMDDESLVTKLTLVKGIGVWSVHMFMIFSLHKPDVLPVGDLGVRKGVQRLYGLKELPLPLQMEEICEKWKPYRSVGSWYMWRLMEAKGVVDSA